A window from Symphalangus syndactylus isolate Jambi chromosome 22, NHGRI_mSymSyn1-v2.1_pri, whole genome shotgun sequence encodes these proteins:
- the IWS1 gene encoding protein IWS1 homolog isoform X1, which produces MDSEYYRGDQSDDGGATPVQDERDSGSDGEDDVNEQHSGSDTGSVERHSENETSDREDGLPKGHHVTDSENDEPLNLNASDSESEELHRQKDSDSESEERAEPPASDSENEDVNQHGSDSESEETRQLPGSDSENEELLNGHASDSENEDVGKHPASDSEIEELQKSPASDSETEDALKPQISDSESEEPPRHQASDSENEEPPKPRMSDSESEELPKPQVSDSESEEPPRHQASDSENEELPKPRISDSESEDPPRHQASDSENEELPKPRISDSESEDPPRNQASDSENEELPKPRVSDSESEGPQKGPASDSETEDASRHKQKPESDDDSDRENKGEDTEMQNDSFHSDSHMDRKKFHSSDSEEEEHKKQKMDSDEDEKEGEEEKVAKRKAAVLSDSEDEEKASAKKSRVVSDADDSDSDAVSDKSGKREKPIASDSEEEAGKELSDKKNEEKDLFGSDSESGNEEENLIADIFGESGDEEEEEFTGFNQEDLEEEKGETQVKEAEDSDSDDNIKRGKHMDFLSDFEMMLQRKKSMSGKRRRNRDGGTFISDADDVVSAMIVKMNEAAEEDRQLNNQKKPALKKLTLLPTVVMHLKKQDLKETFIDSGVMSAIKEWLSPLPDRSLPALKIREELLKILQELPSVSQETLKHSGIGRAVMYLYKHPKESRSNKDMAGKLINEWSRPIFGLTSNYKGMTREEREQRDLEQMPQRRRMNSTGGQTPRRDLEKVLTGEEKALRPGDPGFCARARVPMPSNKDYVVRPKWNVEMESSRVSKRRIGKVDLTCRLLFDSLLHVLINVVALEVCLIQRGLFSGHLSSQTTN; this is translated from the exons aatgaaaCTAGTGATCGAGAAGATGGCCTCCCCAAAGGACATCATGTGACAGACTCTGAGAATGATGAGCCCTTAAATCTTAATGCTAGTGACTCTGAAAGTGAGGAGCTTCACAGGCAAAAGGACAGTGACTCTGAATCTGAGGAACGTGCAGAGCCTCCTGCAAGCGATTCTGAAAATGAGGATGTCAATCAGCATGGGAGTGACTCTGAGAGTGAAGAGACCAGGCAATTACCTGGTAGTGACTCTGAAAATGAGGAGCTTCTTAATGGGCATGCAAGTGACTCAGAAAACGAAGATGTTGGGAAGCATCCAGCCAGTGATTCTGAGATTGAGGAGCTCCAGAAGAGTCCTGCTAGTGACTCTGAAACAGAAGATGCTCTAAAACCTCAAATCAGTGACTCTGAGAGTGAGGAACCCCCAAGGCATCAAGCCAGTGACTCCGAAAATGAGGAGCCTCCCAAACCTCGAATGAGTGATTCTGAAAGTGAGGAGCTTCCTAAACCTCAGGTCAGTGATTCAGAAAGTGAGGAACCCCCAAGGCACCAGGCCAGTGACTCTGAAAATGAGGAGCTTCCCAAACCTCGTATCAGTGACTCAGAAAGTGAGGACCCTCCGAGGCACCAGGCCAGTGACTCAGAAAATGAAGAGCTTCCCAAACCCCGAATCAGTGATTCGGAAAGTGAGGATCCCCCAAGGAACCAGGCCAGTGATTCTGAAAATGAGGAGCTACCCAAACCCCGAGTCAGTGACTCTGAGAGTGAGGGGCCTCAGAAGGGGCCTGCCAGTGACTCAGAAACTGAGGATGCGTCCAGACACAAACAGAAGCCAGAGTCAGATGATGACAGCGACAGGGAGAATAAGGGAGAGGATACAGAAATGCAGAATGACTCCTTCCATTCAGACAGCCATATggacagaaaaaagtttcacagttCTGATAGTGAGGAGGAAgaacacaaaaagcaaaaaatggacAGTGATGAAGATGAAAAAGAGGGTGAGGAGGAGAAAGTAGCGAAGAGAAAAGCTGCTGTGCTTTCTGATAGTGAAGATGAAGAGAAAGCAT CAGCAAAGAAGAGTCGTGTTGTCTCTGATGCAGATGACTCTGACAGTGATGCTGTATCAGACAAGTCAGGCAAAAGAGAGAAGCCCATAGCATCTGACAGTGAGGAAGAAGCTGGGAAAGAATTGTCtgataagaaaaatgaagagaaggatCTGTTTGGGAGTGACAGTGAGTCAGGCAATGAGGAAGA AAATCTTATTgcagacatatttggagaatctggtgatgaagaggaagaagaatttaCA GGTTTTAACCAAGAAgatctggaagaagaaaaaggtgAAACACAGGTAAAAGAAGCAGAAGATTCAGATTCTGATGATAACATAAAGAGAGGAAAACA TATGGACTTTCTGTCGGATTTTGAGATGATGTTGCAGCGAAAAAAGAGCATGAGTGGCAAGCGCAGACGGAACCGCGATGGTGGCACCTTTATTAGTGACGCAGACGATGTCGTGAGTGCCATGATCGTCAAGATGAATGAAGCTGCTGAG gaAGACAGACAGTTGAACAATCAAAAAAAGCCAGCACTGAAAAAATTAACTTTACTGCCTACTGTAGTTATGCACCTTAAGAa GCAGGACCTTAAAGAAACATTCATTGACAGCGGTGTGATGTCTGCCATCAAAGAATGGCTCTCACCTCTACCAGATAGGAGTTTGCCTGCACTCAAGATCCGGGAGGAGCTGCTGAAGATCCTGCAAGAG CTGCCTAGTGTGAGCCAGGAGACCCTGAAGCATAGTGGGATTGGACGAGCAGTGATGTATCTCTATAAACACCCCAAGGAATCAAGGTCCAACAAGGACATGGCAGGGAAATTAATCA ATGAGTGGTCTAGGCCTATATTTGGTCTTACCTCAAACTACAAAGGAATGACAAGAGAAGAAAGGGAGCAGAGAGATCTAGAACAGATGCCTCAACGACGAAGAATGAACAG cACTGGTGGTCAGACACCCAGAAGAGACCTGGAAAAGGTGCTGACAGGAGAGGAGAA GGCTCTTAGACCTGGAGATCCTGGATTCTGTGCCCGTGCAAGGGTCCCAATGCCCTCAAACAAGGACTATGTTGTCAGGCCCAAATGGAATGTGGAAATGGAGTCATCCAGGGTAAGCAAGCGGAGGATCGGCAAGGTGGATCTCACCTGCAGATTACTATTTGACTCTTTACTTCATGTGTTAATAAACGTTGTAGCTCTTGAGGTTTGTCTGATTCAGAGAGGACTGTTTTCTGGTCACTTATCTAGCCAAACCACAAATTGA
- the IWS1 gene encoding protein IWS1 homolog isoform X5, producing MDSEYYRGDQSDDGGATPVQDERDSGSDGEDDVNEQHSGSDTGSVERHSENETSDREDGLPKGHHVTDSENDEPLNLNASDSESEELHRQKDSDSESEERAEPPASDSENEDVNQHGSDSESEETRQLPGSDSENEELLNGHASDSENEDVGKHPASDSEIEELQKSPASDSETEDALKPQISDSESEEPPRHQASDSENEEPPKPRMSDSESEELPKPQVSDSESEEPPRHQASDSENEELPKPRISDSESEDPPRHQASDSENEELPKPRISDSESEDPPRNQASDSENEELPKPRVSDSESEGPQKGPASDSETEDASRHKQKPESDDDSDRENKGEDTEMQNDSFHSDSHMDRKKFHSSDSEEEEHKKQKMDSDEDEKEGEEEKVAKRKAAVLSDSEDEEKASAKKSRVVSDADDSDSDAVSDKSGKREKPIASDSEEEAGKELSDKKNEEKDLFGSDSESGNEEENLIADIFGESGDEEEEEFTGFNQEDLEEEKGETQVKEAEDSDSDDNIKRGKHMDFLSDFEMMLQRKKSMSGKRRRNRDGGTFISDADDVVSAMIVKMNEAAEEDRQLNNQKKPALKKLTLLPTVVMHLKKQDLKETFIDSGVMSAIKEWLSPLPDRSLPALKIREELLKILQELPSVSQETLKHSGIGRAVMYLYKHPKESRSNKDMAGKLINEWSRPIFGLTSNYKGMTREEREQRDLEQMPQRRRMNSTGGQTPRRDLEKVLTGEEKALRPGDPGFCARARVPMPSNKDYVVRPKWNVEMESSRPGILKKGLSRLEKHKRRFAEQKRLSKVHRAVKFSIEGNRMPL from the exons aatgaaaCTAGTGATCGAGAAGATGGCCTCCCCAAAGGACATCATGTGACAGACTCTGAGAATGATGAGCCCTTAAATCTTAATGCTAGTGACTCTGAAAGTGAGGAGCTTCACAGGCAAAAGGACAGTGACTCTGAATCTGAGGAACGTGCAGAGCCTCCTGCAAGCGATTCTGAAAATGAGGATGTCAATCAGCATGGGAGTGACTCTGAGAGTGAAGAGACCAGGCAATTACCTGGTAGTGACTCTGAAAATGAGGAGCTTCTTAATGGGCATGCAAGTGACTCAGAAAACGAAGATGTTGGGAAGCATCCAGCCAGTGATTCTGAGATTGAGGAGCTCCAGAAGAGTCCTGCTAGTGACTCTGAAACAGAAGATGCTCTAAAACCTCAAATCAGTGACTCTGAGAGTGAGGAACCCCCAAGGCATCAAGCCAGTGACTCCGAAAATGAGGAGCCTCCCAAACCTCGAATGAGTGATTCTGAAAGTGAGGAGCTTCCTAAACCTCAGGTCAGTGATTCAGAAAGTGAGGAACCCCCAAGGCACCAGGCCAGTGACTCTGAAAATGAGGAGCTTCCCAAACCTCGTATCAGTGACTCAGAAAGTGAGGACCCTCCGAGGCACCAGGCCAGTGACTCAGAAAATGAAGAGCTTCCCAAACCCCGAATCAGTGATTCGGAAAGTGAGGATCCCCCAAGGAACCAGGCCAGTGATTCTGAAAATGAGGAGCTACCCAAACCCCGAGTCAGTGACTCTGAGAGTGAGGGGCCTCAGAAGGGGCCTGCCAGTGACTCAGAAACTGAGGATGCGTCCAGACACAAACAGAAGCCAGAGTCAGATGATGACAGCGACAGGGAGAATAAGGGAGAGGATACAGAAATGCAGAATGACTCCTTCCATTCAGACAGCCATATggacagaaaaaagtttcacagttCTGATAGTGAGGAGGAAgaacacaaaaagcaaaaaatggacAGTGATGAAGATGAAAAAGAGGGTGAGGAGGAGAAAGTAGCGAAGAGAAAAGCTGCTGTGCTTTCTGATAGTGAAGATGAAGAGAAAGCAT CAGCAAAGAAGAGTCGTGTTGTCTCTGATGCAGATGACTCTGACAGTGATGCTGTATCAGACAAGTCAGGCAAAAGAGAGAAGCCCATAGCATCTGACAGTGAGGAAGAAGCTGGGAAAGAATTGTCtgataagaaaaatgaagagaaggatCTGTTTGGGAGTGACAGTGAGTCAGGCAATGAGGAAGA AAATCTTATTgcagacatatttggagaatctggtgatgaagaggaagaagaatttaCA GGTTTTAACCAAGAAgatctggaagaagaaaaaggtgAAACACAGGTAAAAGAAGCAGAAGATTCAGATTCTGATGATAACATAAAGAGAGGAAAACA TATGGACTTTCTGTCGGATTTTGAGATGATGTTGCAGCGAAAAAAGAGCATGAGTGGCAAGCGCAGACGGAACCGCGATGGTGGCACCTTTATTAGTGACGCAGACGATGTCGTGAGTGCCATGATCGTCAAGATGAATGAAGCTGCTGAG gaAGACAGACAGTTGAACAATCAAAAAAAGCCAGCACTGAAAAAATTAACTTTACTGCCTACTGTAGTTATGCACCTTAAGAa GCAGGACCTTAAAGAAACATTCATTGACAGCGGTGTGATGTCTGCCATCAAAGAATGGCTCTCACCTCTACCAGATAGGAGTTTGCCTGCACTCAAGATCCGGGAGGAGCTGCTGAAGATCCTGCAAGAG CTGCCTAGTGTGAGCCAGGAGACCCTGAAGCATAGTGGGATTGGACGAGCAGTGATGTATCTCTATAAACACCCCAAGGAATCAAGGTCCAACAAGGACATGGCAGGGAAATTAATCA ATGAGTGGTCTAGGCCTATATTTGGTCTTACCTCAAACTACAAAGGAATGACAAGAGAAGAAAGGGAGCAGAGAGATCTAGAACAGATGCCTCAACGACGAAGAATGAACAG cACTGGTGGTCAGACACCCAGAAGAGACCTGGAAAAGGTGCTGACAGGAGAGGAGAA GGCTCTTAGACCTGGAGATCCTGGATTCTGTGCCCGTGCAAGGGTCCCAATGCCCTCAAACAAGGACTATGTTGTCAGGCCCAAATGGAATGTGGAAATGGAGTCATCCAGG CCTGGTATTCTTAAAAAGGGCCTAAGCCGATTGGAAAAGCATAAGAGGCGATTTGCAGAACAGAAACGACTCAGCAAAGTGCATCGTGCTGTCAAGTTCAGCATTGAAGGCAACAGGATGCCCCTATAG